A portion of the Hydractinia symbiolongicarpus strain clone_291-10 chromosome 10, HSymV2.1, whole genome shotgun sequence genome contains these proteins:
- the LOC130613230 gene encoding transcriptional adapter 1-like translates to MVDVDTARRKLLEALGEYAERYWINMKLWYKQKISKDDFDTQAFELLGPGKINYHNEFILSILAKCQAIAASAPATHSKSTQKAHPKSLHLRKPRVKRRSEDNNTPQQGFISSDPLKTTPPFLSKGEDQQNISLCSQELVLPDISTLHGRLYLGAWDAGLDSIADETAPLLAAAVEAHLKNILQACISRKKPYAIRSGSHFQYKFGSAHMRSNLCNGNLYEERNFHQQRTQDQLGHSNPHRTYDQAEAEAYSKFASAEVRNSVLSPISLFDLRSTLQENQNIIPSHTVRTGNMERVLSNMWHPGHDEICQNELYILETRKLHEKLKQQRGLRV, encoded by the exons ATGGTAGACGTGGATACGGCTAGAAGGAAACTCCTTGAGGCTTTAGGGGAATATGCAGAACG GTACTGGATTAATATGAAGCTATGGTACAAACAGAAG ATCAGCAAAGATGACTTTGACACACAAGCTTTTGAGTTGTTGGGTCCAGGAAAAATTAATTACCATAATGAATTCATATTGTCAATCTTAGCAAAATGCCAAGCGATTGCGGCCAGTGCACCtg CTACCCACTCAAAATCGACGCAAAAAGCTCATCCCAAATCCCTTCACCTTCGGAAACCCCGGGTGAAGCGACGTAGCGAAGATAATAATACACCACAG CAAGGTTTTATCAGCAGTGATCCACTGAAAACGACTCCACCATTCTTGAGCAAGG GTGAAGACCAGCAAAATATTAGTCTATGTTCTCAAGAGTTGGTTCTACCAGATATATCAACACTGCATGGTCGGTTATATCTTGGAGCGTGGGATGCGGGTTTAGATTCGATAGCAGATGAAACAGCACCATTGCTTGCTGCTGCAGTTGAG gcTCATCTCAAGAACATTCTGCAGGCGTGTATTTCACGTAAAAAACCATATGCTATCCGCTCAGGAAGTCATTTTCAATATAAATTCGGTTCCGCTCACATGAGAAGTAATTTATGCAACGGAAACCTGTACGAGGAAAG AAATTTTCACCAACAGCGAACACAAGACCAACTTGGCCATTCGAACCCTCATCGGACATACGACCAGGCCGAAGCAGAAGCCTATTCAAAATTCGCTTCTGCGGAAGTTCGAAACTCAGTATTATCTCCAATATCATTGTTCGACCTGAGAAGTACCCTTcaa GAGAACCAGAACATCATTCCGAGTCACACTGTTCGCACTGGCAACATGGAACGCGTGTTAAGCAACATGTGGCATCCTGGACATGATGAAATTTGTCAAAACGAGCTGTACATCCTGGAGACGCGGAAGCTGCATGAAAAGCTTAAACAACAGCGTGGTTTAAGAGTATGA
- the LOC130613026 gene encoding four and a half LIM domains protein 1-like, translated as MHCDVLWMFVTSQHVHVNEKSFSCCITEVEAFQHHGQLFHDYFATSSKYCGKCDQALVNKGSSYITFEGVTYHPKCFACRKCKKPLHELNFYIVEEQKFCDECYY; from the exons ATGCATTGTGACGTCTTGTGGATGTTTGTCACATCACAACATGTTCAT GTAAACGAGAAAAGCTTTTCTTGTTGCATTACAGAGGTAGAAGCGTTTCAACACCACGGACAATTATTCCATGATTACTTCGCGACTTCTTCCAAGTACTGTGGTAAATGTGACCAGGCATTGGTAAACAAAGGCAGCAGCTACATAACATTCGAGGGGGTCACCTACCATCCAAAGTGCTTTGCTTgtcgaaaatgtaaaaaaccgcTGCACgaattaaatttttacatagTGGAAGAACAAAAATTTTGTGATGAATGCTATTATTAA
- the LOC130613227 gene encoding uncharacterized protein LOC130613227, which produces MLKQACYFVLLVVSVTCELNLTTPLFFDPYNPFFGCEEPIYRVPPGVATNLVCPHQVYANYKQEIEDVRKERIFETLYYVKTEDEYVNCDARSGIVWLQCDTVDPVNKTCYPHPRGRGYFPLLRACNGYDIFRFIPKQEKDSTAIDFRPGHTYRFIATSFRTKMYLEQLQLGSCSRTKNKGDYKLRFKVYVCTDEEVKRGDCEIEDSQKCQQNCQLKNETFYQDSNGNCYMKQRKLCVSDALGVTMNKTKEIKIDCQPPSYTKWRNITTQYYSDGECHIVQERNCTFVFTGKSYTETRKISKPCEKMSCEKWKLKGDREYEVNGTCYGVAIRSCSGVGFNYVEQKEVNVTCRISQAVRGDAEEGDIHFQLYIAIGAAILALLFGMVIGVMCMRYQHNKRCPTKTNAVLTSAPSSIQSNSPSNGHTNKVFEHEVITGEIFHFGSDEIPPPPSYTSEGKQYLERSHSAFSPSSVNRSVSFHYGDESVFTSPDPIAYRHYQPRRPGRNRVNRNSSAISTAQLMRHYSDASSRQSRLTSIDLSNGGPSRQTSLKSQMPIYDEVQEAII; this is translated from the exons ATGTTAAAACAAGCCTGCTATTTCGTATTGCTCGTGGTATCAGTAACTTGCGAGTTGAATCTTACTACACCTCTGTTTTTTGATCCATATAATCCTTT tttcGGGTGTGAAGAACCAATTTATCGAGTTCCGCCGGGGGTGGCGACCAATTTGGTGTGTCCGCATCAAGTATACGCCAACTATAAACAAGAAATAGAAGACGTACGAAAAGAAAGAATATTTGAAACTCTTTACTACGTCAAAACAGAAGACGAGTATGTTAACTGCGATGCAAGAT CTGGTATCGTATGGTTACAGTGTGACACAGTAGACCCAGTCAACAAAACATGCTACCCTCATCCAAGGGGGCGCGGATATTTTCCCTTATTAAGGGCATGCAACGGCTATGACATATTCAGATTTAtaccaaaacaagaaaaagactCAACTGCAATAGATTTCCGTCCAGGACACACATATCGGTTTATAG caACGTCATTTAGGACAAAAATGTATCTAGAACAACTCCAACTAGGCAGCTGTTCTCGAACTAAAAACAAGGGAGATTATAAACTTCGCTTCAAAGTTTACGTTTGCACCGATGAGGAGGTTAAAAGGGGAGATTGCGAAATTGAAGATTCTCAAA AGTGTCAACAAAATTGCCAGCTTAAAAACGAGACATTTTATCAAGATAGCAACGGAAACTGCTACATGAAACAACGAAAATTATGTGTGAGCGATGCGTTAGGTGTTACAATGAATAAAaccaaagaaattaaaattgactGTCAACCACCAAGCTATACAAAATGGAGAAATATCACAACACAATATTACAGTGATGGAGAATGTCATATAGTGCAAGAGAGAAACTGCACTTTTGTATTTACTGGTAAATCGTACACAGAAACAAGAAAGATAAGCAAACCATGTGAGAAAATGTCATGCGAAAAGTGGAAATTGAAAGGGGATAGGGAATACGAAGTTAACGGCACGTGTTATGGAGTAGCCATACGGTCCTGTTCAGGTGTTGGTTTCAACTATGTTGAACAAAAAGAAGTCAACGTTACATGTAGGATATCTCAAGCAG TAAGAGGAGATGCTGAAGAGGGTGATATCCATTTCCAACTGTACATTGCAATCGGTGCTGCAATACTTGCTTTGTTGTTTGGTATGGTGATTGGCGTGATGTGTATGCGTTATCAACACAACAAGAGATGCCCCACAAAAACAAACGCGGTTCTAACTAGTGCACCATCAAGCATACAAAGCAATTCTC CATCCAATGGTCATACCAACAAAGTATTTGAACATGAAGTGATAACGGGAGAAATATTTCATTTCGGAAGTGATGAGATACCGCCACCACCATCATACACATCAGAAGGGAAACAGTACCTCGAAAGAAGTCACTCAGCTTTCTCTCCTTCCAGTGTTAACCGAAGTGTTTCTTTTCATTATGGGGACGAGAGTGTATTTACCAGTCCAGATCCGATCGCATATCGCCACTATCAACCCAGAAGACCAGGACGAAACAGAGTGAACAGAAATTCGAGCGCAATATCAACAGCTCAGTTGATGAGACACTACAGCGATGCCTCGTCTAGACAATCCAGATTGACCAGTATTGACCTATCTAATGGTGGGCCATCAAGGCAGACAAGTTTAAAGTCACAAATGCCAATATACGATGAAGTGCAGGAGGCTATTATATAG
- the LOC130613229 gene encoding uncharacterized protein LOC130613229 produces MSQVATTKYYLIFAHLVSSLTFGYRTQHLPSIVVHSRNHVFACQDHTIRVEQDDYIDFVCPNADHHAYANYQDTYENFYFLDQDKKAYDTCNATGGWKFLNCNKNSRTYWRIVFRYIVFPDQLQFIEGHTYYFIGTGFRTEENINNMIGGSCNATEDGRYPLKLKVYVCTREEVLNNTCNVCLSEGCYYKGCLQTCSEWVTISKIGAKKTLVQRKQCNNTLTGASHEEYREIAVNCKEWSIISRKPSGNKCIDLQKRECFSAENDTYTDYQEVESFCQPLGLNASPSIKDSHDKRLLIIGAIATAIVVQIIIIIFIACLKHRGIICSNNNNTKQELQANKAKIKSATPKGNTSYYNVHKGKGKNINSNEDSFYADLDLHKTEQNIYADLNHDREQSSNDYINTSNYEVTINTH; encoded by the exons ATGAGTCAAGTcgcaacaacaaaatattatttaatattcGCACACTTGGTATCAAGTCTGACGTTTGGTTATCGCACTCAACATTTACCATCTATTGTTGTACATTCTCGAAACCATGT GTTTGCTTGTCAGGATCACACTATTCGTGTAGAACAAGACGACTACATAGATTTTGTTTGTCCTAATGCTGATCATCATGCTTATGCCAATTATCAGGACACTTATGAAAATTTCTATTTCTTGGATCAAGACAAGAAAGCATATGATACCTGCAATGCAACTG GTGGTTGGAAGTTTTTGAATTGTAATAAAAATTCACGTACTTATTGGCGTATCGTATTTCGGTATATTGTATTTCCTGACCAGCTGCAGTTTATTGAAGGTCACACTTATTATTTTATTG GCACTGGTTTTCGAACCgaggaaaatataaacaatatgATTGGTGGAAGTTGCAATGCAACTGAAGATGGTAGATATCCATTAAAACTAAAAGTATATGTCTGCACAAGGGAAGAAGTTCTTAATAATACGTGCAATGTTTGCTTGTCAGAAGGTTGTTACTACAAAG gtTGCTTACAGACATGTTCTGAGTGGGTGACAATTTCTAAAATAGGTGCAAAAAAAACGTTAGTGCAAAGAAAGCAATGTAATAATACTTTAACAGGTGCATCACATGAAGAATATAGAGAAATAGCTGTTAATTGTAAAGAATGGTCTATAATATCTAGGAAACCATCTGGAAACAAGTGTATTGACCTTCAGAAAAGAGAatgttttagtgctgaaaatgaTACATATACCGATTATCAAGAAGTTGAATCGTTTTGTCAACCTCTAGGACTTAACG CTTCCCCGAGTATTAAAGATAGCCATGATAAAAGATTGCTGATCATTGGAGCCATTGCTACAGCTATTGTTGTgcaaattattattatcatttttattgCTTGTCTGAAACATAGAG GTATCATATgtagcaacaacaacaataccAAGCAAGAGTTGCAAGCAAACAAGGCAAAAATAAAGAGCGCTACTCCAAAAGGAAATACTTCTTATTACAACGTGCACAAGGGGAAAGGTAAAAACATAAATTCAAATGAAGATAGTTTTTACGCAGATTTGGATCTACATAAAACTGAGCAGAATATTTATGCTGATTTGAATCATGATCGGGAACAGTCATCCAATGATTATATAAACACATCGAATTATGAAGTAACGATAAACACACATTAG
- the LOC130612444 gene encoding four and a half LIM domains protein 2-like: MPDHCTKCGNAIHDTTVTFEKKPYHPECFICHQCRKQLSGDEIYQHEGNNYDAECYSKFHARICGKCEQTLADPNITYVTYGGQTFHPDCFTCQSCNKTLAGKSIYKHEGHNYDQECYSTFHAKKCAVCYQALVDPKIKYVTYDGKTYHPDCFVCHKCKKTLSGKQFYLVDDTKVCEDCH, translated from the exons ATGCCAGAT CATTGCACGAAATGTGGAAACGCTATCCACGATACCACGGTCACGTTCGAAAAGAAACCGTATCATCCCGAATGCTTTATTTGCCATCAATGCAGAAAACAGTTATCAG GAGATGAAATCTACCAACATGAGGGAAACAACTACGATGCTGAATGCTACTCCAAGTTTCATGCTAGAATCTGTGGAAAGTGTGAACAAACCCTAGCTGATCCGAACATCACTTATGTGACGTACGGTGGTCAAACATTCCATCCAGATTGTTTTACATGTCAATCTTGCAATAAAACACTAGCCG GTAAATCCATCTACAAACATGAAGGGCACAACTACGATCAGGAATGCTATTCAACATTTCATGCTAAAAAATGTGCTGTCTGCTATCAAGCGTTGGTGGATCCAAAAATCAAGTACGTCACGTATGATGGCAAAACATATCACCCTGATTGCTTTGTCTGCCACAAATGCAAGAAAACATTGTCCGGAAAGCAGTTCTACTTGGTAGATGACACCAAAGTGTGCGAAGATTGTCATTGA